Proteins from one Xenorhabdus griffiniae genomic window:
- a CDS encoding APC family permease, producing the protein MLHNTTTPTALGINQASADNRVQLRRTLTLFQVVMMGLAYLQPMTIFDTFGIVSGLTGGHVATSYAIALTAILFTALSYGKLIKRFPSAGSAYTYVQKSMSPHLGFMVGWSSLLDYMLMPMINVLLAKIYLQALFPGIEPWIFVVMLTALMTIINLSGINVVANINSIVVIVQIAVMVILVGLMIRGVHNGEGAGTLLSIQPFTSEEAQLIPMITGATILCFSFLGFDGISSLSEETPNAGKVVPKAIFLTALIGGIIFIAVSYFLQLYFPDISRFKNPDASQPEIILYVAGALFQYVILIFSSVTVMASGMAAHAGVSRLLYVMGRDGVLPEKIFAYIHPKWRTPAINVILVGIIALSACWLDLVTATALINFGALVAFTFVNLSVISQFYIRERRNNTLNDTLNFLILPLLGAAAVGVLWMNLESNSMELGLIWGSIGLIYMFFLTRSFRQPMPQFTES; encoded by the coding sequence ATGTTGCATAATACCACCACTCCTACTGCACTTGGTATCAACCAAGCCAGTGCTGACAACCGCGTTCAACTAAGAAGAACATTGACTCTGTTTCAAGTCGTCATGATGGGGCTCGCCTATCTGCAGCCAATGACTATTTTTGATACATTTGGCATTGTTTCTGGTTTGACTGGTGGGCATGTCGCGACATCTTATGCTATTGCATTAACTGCGATTTTATTTACAGCGCTAAGTTATGGAAAATTAATAAAGCGTTTTCCATCGGCGGGTTCTGCTTATACTTACGTACAAAAATCAATGAGCCCCCATCTTGGATTTATGGTGGGTTGGTCTTCTTTACTGGATTATATGTTGATGCCGATGATCAATGTATTATTGGCAAAGATTTACCTACAGGCTTTGTTCCCTGGTATTGAACCATGGATCTTTGTAGTCATGTTGACTGCACTTATGACAATCATCAATCTGAGTGGTATCAATGTCGTTGCTAATATCAATAGCATCGTTGTTATTGTCCAGATTGCTGTTATGGTGATACTCGTTGGGTTAATGATCCGTGGTGTTCATAATGGAGAAGGCGCAGGAACGTTACTGAGTATTCAGCCATTTACATCAGAGGAAGCACAATTAATTCCGATGATTACTGGCGCGACAATACTTTGCTTCTCATTTCTTGGGTTTGATGGCATTAGCTCTTTGTCGGAAGAAACACCAAATGCAGGTAAAGTTGTCCCTAAAGCGATTTTCCTGACTGCGTTAATTGGTGGTATAATTTTTATTGCTGTATCTTATTTCTTACAGCTTTATTTCCCAGATATTTCTCGGTTTAAAAACCCAGATGCTTCCCAGCCAGAAATTATTCTTTATGTCGCTGGTGCGTTATTCCAGTATGTGATTCTCATATTTTCCAGTGTCACGGTAATGGCTTCTGGTATGGCTGCACATGCGGGTGTATCTCGTCTGCTCTATGTTATGGGACGCGATGGCGTATTGCCTGAAAAAATATTTGCGTATATTCACCCTAAATGGCGTACTCCGGCCATTAATGTGATATTGGTTGGTATTATCGCCTTATCAGCGTGTTGGTTGGATCTGGTGACTGCGACGGCATTGATCAATTTTGGGGCGTTGGTTGCCTTTACGTTCGTTAATTTATCGGTGATTTCTCAATTCTACATCCGTGAACGCCGTAATAATACTTTGAATGACACCCTGAACTTCTTGATCTTGCCACTTCTTGGTGCTGCAGCAGTGGGTGTTTTATGGATGAATTTAGAATCAAATTCAATGGAGTTAGGCTTGATCTGGGGAAGCATTGGTCTTATTTACATGTTTTTCCTGACTCGTAGCTTCCGCCAACCAATGCCACAGTTTACGGAATCATAA
- a CDS encoding ABC transporter substrate-binding protein — protein sequence MKFVFRTVVKNMSIGLMAGSAMMASFASWADTVTDIAGRTVEVPEKVNRILLGEGRLFHSVAILEGDKPLARIAGWQGDFRKLDPQTYAIYKAKFPEIDNIPLIGNTSADSVSSEKVLTLNPDVAIFGLSGHGPGKNSELVKQLEKAGVPVVFVDFRNDPLKNTLPSIRMLGKILHREDQANAYANFYEKNLKLVTDITDRIPEAEKPSVFIELLAGFSEDCCGTAGNGNMGNFIDLAGGKNIAKEVLVSPLGTMNLEKVIAEDPYIYIASGAQDPGDKGNGIKMGAQTSADTARAGLKEITERKGINNLTAVKEGRSYAIWHHYYNSPYNVVVTQVFAKWFYPEKFADLDPQQTLKELHNKFLAIEPVGTYWVSEK from the coding sequence GTGAAGTTTGTATTTCGAACAGTCGTGAAAAATATGAGTATCGGTCTAATGGCGGGCTCTGCCATGATGGCAAGTTTTGCATCTTGGGCTGACACAGTCACTGATATTGCTGGACGTACTGTTGAAGTGCCAGAGAAAGTCAATCGTATCTTGTTGGGTGAAGGTCGTCTGTTCCATTCTGTTGCTATATTGGAAGGAGATAAACCTCTGGCTCGTATCGCTGGCTGGCAAGGTGATTTCCGTAAACTGGACCCACAAACTTACGCTATTTATAAAGCTAAATTTCCTGAAATCGATAATATCCCTCTGATTGGTAACACCAGCGCGGACAGTGTCAGCTCTGAAAAAGTGCTAACACTCAATCCTGACGTTGCCATTTTTGGTCTGTCTGGGCATGGTCCAGGCAAAAACAGTGAGTTGGTGAAACAGTTGGAAAAAGCAGGTGTACCTGTTGTTTTTGTCGATTTCCGCAATGATCCCCTGAAAAATACATTACCTAGCATCCGTATGCTGGGCAAAATCTTGCATCGTGAAGATCAGGCTAATGCTTATGCTAATTTTTATGAAAAAAATCTTAAATTAGTGACTGATATTACGGATCGCATACCAGAGGCTGAGAAGCCTTCTGTATTTATTGAGCTTCTAGCAGGTTTTAGTGAAGATTGCTGTGGTACAGCAGGTAACGGCAATATGGGGAACTTCATTGATTTGGCGGGTGGCAAAAACATTGCCAAAGAAGTGCTGGTTTCTCCATTGGGCACCATGAATTTGGAAAAAGTTATTGCTGAAGATCCTTATATTTACATCGCAAGCGGTGCACAAGATCCAGGTGATAAAGGTAACGGGATCAAAATGGGAGCCCAAACTTCCGCCGATACAGCCCGTGCTGGCTTAAAAGAAATTACAGAACGTAAAGGTATCAATAACTTAACCGCCGTGAAGGAAGGACGTAGCTATGCTATTTGGCATCACTACTATAACTCTCCTTATAATGTTGTTGTTACTCAAGTTTTTGCTAAATGGTTCTATCCTGAAAAATTCGCTGATTTAGATCCGCAACAAACATTGAAAGAACTGCACAATAAATTCTTGGCTATTGAACCGGTAGGTACATATTGGGTCAGCGAAAAATAA
- a CDS encoding ABC transporter ATP-binding protein: MSQGLKINCLTAGYPKHSVIEKLDISALPRGQITVLLGPNGCGKSTLLRSLAGLNKARGELLLDGQDLMKMNFAQRAQNVVYLPQSLPAGVHLHVLESVIVAQRASSGVSNSQCEQEVMELLRQLGIEHLAFSYLDQLSGGQKQLVGLAQSLIRRPTLLLLDEPLSALDLNYQYHVMDLVARETRRRNIITIVVVHDINIALRHGDHVLMLKKGKLISEGKPEQVITPSSLAEVYGIRGRIERCSQGIPQVLIDGLVTELVS, translated from the coding sequence ATGAGTCAGGGATTAAAAATCAATTGCCTGACGGCGGGGTATCCAAAGCACTCTGTGATTGAAAAGCTGGATATCAGTGCATTGCCACGTGGTCAAATTACTGTATTGTTGGGACCGAATGGTTGTGGTAAATCCACGCTCCTGCGTTCGCTGGCGGGATTGAATAAAGCCAGAGGTGAACTGCTGTTGGATGGGCAGGATCTGATGAAGATGAATTTTGCCCAACGTGCCCAAAATGTCGTTTATTTGCCTCAATCATTACCAGCAGGTGTGCATCTTCATGTATTGGAATCGGTGATTGTTGCTCAACGAGCATCAAGTGGTGTGAGTAATAGTCAATGTGAACAGGAAGTCATGGAACTATTACGCCAGCTGGGTATTGAACATTTGGCGTTTAGCTATTTGGATCAACTATCTGGCGGTCAAAAGCAGTTAGTTGGATTAGCTCAATCATTAATTCGTCGTCCGACATTATTATTATTAGATGAACCATTAAGTGCACTGGATTTAAATTACCAATACCATGTAATGGATTTAGTTGCACGTGAAACGCGCCGTCGTAATATTATTACGATTGTTGTTGTTCACGATATTAATATTGCATTGCGTCATGGTGACCATGTGTTAATGCTCAAAAAAGGTAAATTAATTTCTGAAGGTAAACCTGAGCAGGTTATTACCCCAAGTAGTTTGGCAGAAGTTTATGGCATTAGGGGCAGAATTGAACGCTGTTCCCAGGGAATACCGCAAGTATTAATTGATGGCTTAGTGACAGAATTAGTCAGTTAG
- a CDS encoding FecCD family ABC transporter permease: MSVTTEPMPMVKKQLSECDIKAHYRHILYRRIAWILFIVLAIGISVVLDFTLGPSGLSLQTLWQTLFSPESVNAATRVIVWDIRLPYALMAVVIGLSLGLAGAEMQTILNNPLASPFTLGVSQAASFGAALAIVLGIGIPGIPDQWFISANAFLFALLAALMLDGITRWTRVATSGVVLFGIAMVFTFDALVAMMQFIATEDTLQGLVFWTMGSLARATWEKLGIMVLVFSVIIPLSLSNSWKLTALRLGEDRAISFGINISRLRLGTLLRISILTASAVAFVGPIAFIGLVAPHIARITFGEDHRFFLPASALIGALVLSMASIASKNLIPGIIIPVGIVTSLVGVPFFLSIVLRHRGNV; encoded by the coding sequence ATGAGCGTCACTACCGAGCCTATGCCAATGGTAAAAAAACAATTGAGTGAGTGCGATATAAAAGCACATTATCGTCATATCCTGTACCGACGTATTGCATGGATATTATTCATCGTCCTGGCAATTGGCATTTCTGTTGTACTGGATTTTACCTTGGGGCCATCAGGGTTATCGTTGCAAACCCTCTGGCAAACCCTGTTTTCACCAGAGAGTGTTAACGCAGCAACACGGGTGATTGTTTGGGATATTCGATTGCCCTATGCTCTGATGGCGGTAGTGATCGGCTTATCACTGGGACTGGCCGGCGCAGAAATGCAGACAATTTTAAATAACCCACTAGCCAGCCCATTCACGTTAGGGGTTTCCCAGGCGGCTTCTTTTGGCGCGGCATTAGCCATTGTGCTTGGCATTGGTATTCCGGGAATACCGGATCAGTGGTTTATTTCTGCAAACGCTTTTCTCTTTGCATTGTTGGCTGCTTTAATGCTTGATGGCATTACTCGCTGGACGAGAGTTGCAACCTCAGGTGTTGTGTTGTTTGGGATTGCAATGGTATTTACCTTCGATGCGTTAGTTGCAATGATGCAATTTATCGCTACGGAAGATACCTTACAGGGATTGGTTTTCTGGACAATGGGTAGTCTTGCCAGGGCGACATGGGAAAAACTGGGTATTATGGTGTTAGTTTTCTCTGTCATTATTCCTCTCTCATTGAGCAATTCCTGGAAATTGACCGCATTGCGTCTGGGAGAAGATCGGGCTATCAGTTTTGGAATCAATATTAGTCGCCTTCGTTTAGGAACATTGTTGCGTATCAGTATCCTGACCGCATCGGCAGTTGCATTTGTTGGTCCTATTGCTTTTATTGGATTGGTGGCTCCTCATATTGCCAGAATAACGTTTGGTGAAGATCACCGTTTCTTCTTGCCGGCAAGTGCGCTGATTGGTGCATTAGTTTTGTCCATGGCTTCCATTGCTTCTAAAAATCTGATACCGGGTATTATTATCCCAGTTGGGATAGTGACCTCATTGGTTGGTGTGCCTTTCTTCCTGAGTATCGTTTTACGCCATAGGGGGAATGTATGA